One Flavobacterium cerinum genomic window, ACAGCATATTCATTATTTGCAATTTCTTCAGCTCCAACAATCACAGCATAAGGAATACCGCGTTTATCGGCATATTGAAACTGTTTTCCGATTTTAGCATTGTTCGGATATAGTTCTACTTTGATTCCCGCTTTTCGCAATTCTCCGATCGCTTTCATCGAATACAAAGCTTCCGCATCACCAAAATTCAGAAACAAAGCTTTTGATGTTGCCGTAACCGTTTCCGGAAATAAATTAAGTTCTTCCAGAACCAGGTAAATTCGATCTAAACCGAAAGAAATCCCTACACCACTCATATTTTTCAGTCCGAAAATACCGGTCAGGTCATCGTAACGACCTCCACCGCCAATCGATCCCATCGCTACCGTTTTTGGCGCGGCTACTTCAAAAATAGCTCCGGTATAATAATTTAATCCGCGAGCCAATGTTACATCCAGATCCAAAGCCGATTTATCCAATCCTAAAGCGGTAACATTTTCGCAGATAAAACGCAATTCTTCCACTCCTTTTAATCCTTCTTCCGAAGCAGCTAACAGGCCGGATAATTTTTCGATTTTTTCCGTGATTGATCCGGTAAAATTAAATAACGGCTGTACTTTTTGAATCGCTTCTTCTGCAATTCCTTTTTCAGCCATCTCTTTTTTTACACCGTCCTCACCTATTTTGTCCAGTTTATCCAATGCAACCGTAAAATCGATCAATTTATCTTTAGCGCCGATTACCTCTGCAATTCCGGATAAAATTTTTCGGTTATTGATCTTAATCGTCACACCATCTAATCCTAAAGCGGAAAATACACTATCGTATAATTGCACCAGTTCCACCTCCTGCCATAATGAAGTTGATCCGACTACATCGGCATCACACTGATAAAACTCTC contains:
- the hisS gene encoding histidine--tRNA ligase → MAQKPSIPKGTRDFSPIEVAKRNYIFTIIKSNFEKFGFQPIETPSFENSETLMGKYGEEGDRLIFKILNSGDFLAKANEGFLEAKDSAKLTAQISEKALRYDLTVPFARYVVQHQNEIEFPFKRYQIQPVWRADKPQKGRFREFYQCDADVVGSTSLWQEVELVQLYDSVFSALGLDGVTIKINNRKILSGIAEVIGAKDKLIDFTVALDKLDKIGEDGVKKEMAEKGIAEEAIQKVQPLFNFTGSITEKIEKLSGLLAASEEGLKGVEELRFICENVTALGLDKSALDLDVTLARGLNYYTGAIFEVAAPKTVAMGSIGGGGRYDDLTGIFGLKNMSGVGISFGLDRIYLVLEELNLFPETVTATSKALFLNFGDAEALYSMKAIGELRKAGIKVELYPNNAKIGKQFQYADKRGIPYAVIVGAEEIANNEYAVKDLTSGEQRKVGFDELKTILG